A genomic window from Sphingobacterium sp. BN32 includes:
- the pafA gene encoding alkaline phosphatase PafA, with the protein MLKRICATLLFLGFCTIASAQVERPKLVVGLMVDQMRWDYLYRFADRYGNDGFKRLLKEGYSCENTLIDYVPTFTAIGHSSVYTGSVPSIHGIAGNDWIEQQTGNPMYCTQDDAVEGVGTIEKEGKQSPRNLLASTVTDQLKLATNFNSKVVGIAIKDRGGILPAGHFADAAYWFEAKSGDWISSTYYMKNLPSWVTNFNKQKLADKYLKQDWNTLYPIETYANNSVADDNEYEGKWAGEEKPTFPRKTSLLMKDAGYELIKSTPFGNQITLDFAKEAIKNEQLGNNPKKATDFLCVSLSATDYVGHRYSLSSVEIEDIYLRLDQELAAFFKYLDQTVGKGNYTFFLTADHAASYNSRYFMDMRGNGGYFFSRQLHRNLNESLKEEFGVDNLVRSLMNYQVHLNYTAIEQGKLDEEKVKKSIIKQLRHEDGVAYVVDVEGGENMLLPAPLREKIINGYNRKRSGAIQIITEPQWYDGTPRSTGTTHGTWTPYDSHIPLVFMGWGIKHGKTNKVVHVTDIAPTLSSLLHVMEPNGSIGQPIVEVLGNN; encoded by the coding sequence ATGTTAAAAAGAATATGCGCAACATTGTTATTTCTAGGCTTTTGCACAATTGCAAGCGCGCAAGTAGAAAGACCGAAGTTGGTCGTAGGCCTAATGGTCGACCAAATGCGATGGGATTACCTGTATCGCTTTGCAGATCGCTACGGTAATGACGGGTTCAAACGCCTGTTAAAAGAAGGATATTCCTGTGAGAATACGTTGATCGATTATGTGCCTACTTTTACGGCTATCGGTCACAGCTCGGTCTACACAGGTTCCGTACCTTCCATTCATGGCATCGCTGGTAACGACTGGATCGAGCAGCAAACCGGAAACCCCATGTATTGTACGCAAGACGATGCGGTTGAAGGTGTAGGGACGATCGAAAAAGAAGGCAAACAATCACCGCGCAACCTATTGGCTTCCACAGTGACCGATCAACTTAAATTAGCAACAAACTTCAATTCAAAAGTTGTTGGAATTGCGATCAAAGACCGCGGTGGTATTCTACCGGCAGGACACTTCGCAGATGCGGCATACTGGTTTGAGGCCAAGTCGGGCGATTGGATCTCAAGCACCTATTACATGAAGAACTTACCATCCTGGGTGACTAACTTCAACAAGCAGAAACTAGCCGATAAATACCTTAAACAGGATTGGAATACGCTTTACCCAATCGAAACCTATGCAAACAATAGTGTTGCCGATGATAATGAGTATGAAGGAAAATGGGCAGGTGAAGAGAAACCAACATTCCCGAGAAAGACTTCGCTGTTGATGAAAGATGCTGGCTATGAATTGATCAAATCCACGCCTTTCGGAAACCAGATTACTTTAGACTTTGCGAAAGAGGCGATCAAAAACGAACAGTTAGGAAACAATCCAAAGAAAGCGACAGATTTCCTTTGCGTTAGTCTTTCCGCAACCGATTATGTTGGTCATCGCTACTCCTTATCTTCTGTAGAAATTGAAGATATCTACCTGCGCTTAGATCAGGAGTTGGCAGCCTTCTTTAAATACCTGGACCAAACGGTAGGAAAAGGAAATTATACCTTCTTCCTAACGGCAGATCATGCAGCTTCCTACAACTCACGCTACTTTATGGATATGCGCGGTAATGGCGGATACTTCTTCTCTAGACAACTGCACCGCAATTTGAACGAGTCCTTGAAGGAAGAGTTTGGTGTTGACAATCTGGTAAGAAGCTTAATGAATTATCAGGTTCATCTGAATTATACAGCAATCGAGCAGGGTAAATTGGATGAAGAGAAAGTGAAGAAGTCCATAATCAAACAATTGCGTCATGAAGATGGCGTGGCTTATGTGGTTGATGTGGAAGGCGGCGAGAACATGCTATTGCCTGCACCCTTGCGCGAAAAAATTATCAATGGCTATAACCGCAAGCGTAGCGGTGCTATTCAGATCATCACCGAACCGCAATGGTATGATGGTACGCCACGTTCTACCGGTACGACCCATGGAACCTGGACACCTTATGACTCGCACATCCCATTAGTATTTATGGGCTGGGGAATCAAACACGGGAAAACGAATAAAGTCGTTCATGTAACAGACATTGCGCCGACGCTTTCATCGCTCCTGCATGTTATGGAACCTAACGGTTCCATCGGACAACCCATTGTCGAGGTTTTAGGGAACAATTAA
- the xseB gene encoding exodeoxyribonuclease VII small subunit, whose amino-acid sequence MENKYTYQDAFLELQQIVADIEDGEVSVDELTSKISRASELLAICKAKLTASEKEVEKLLEKLDSASDAQAE is encoded by the coding sequence ATGGAAAATAAATATACCTATCAAGACGCTTTTTTGGAGTTGCAACAAATTGTTGCGGATATTGAAGACGGTGAAGTTTCTGTCGACGAGCTGACCTCGAAGATTTCAAGAGCATCCGAGTTATTGGCCATCTGCAAGGCAAAACTAACAGCATCCGAGAAGGAAGTAGAAAAACTGCTGGAGAAGTTGGATAGCGCTTCTGATGCGCAAGCCGAGTAA
- a CDS encoding Rrf2 family transcriptional regulator has translation MLSKKTKYAIKALMVLGRNFGKEPMQIGKIAEEERIPKKFLEQILLEMRNAGILYSKKGAGGGYSLNKAPEDIYLSQVMRLIDGPIALLPCVSLNFYRSCEECVEEHACGIRDVFVEVRNAMLQILNDTSISHLINKEKELNLDVDSN, from the coding sequence ATGCTTTCAAAGAAAACAAAATACGCTATCAAAGCCCTAATGGTATTGGGCAGGAATTTCGGAAAAGAACCCATGCAAATCGGTAAGATTGCGGAGGAAGAACGTATTCCAAAGAAATTTCTAGAACAAATTCTATTAGAGATGCGAAATGCCGGAATTTTGTACTCTAAGAAGGGTGCCGGGGGTGGCTATAGCCTGAACAAAGCACCGGAGGATATTTATTTATCTCAGGTTATGCGTCTGATCGACGGGCCGATCGCTTTGCTTCCTTGTGTCAGCCTGAACTTCTACCGCTCTTGTGAAGAATGTGTGGAGGAGCATGCCTGCGGTATTCGTGATGTATTTGTAGAGGTACGAAATGCCATGCTGCAGATATTGAATGATACCAGCATTTCCCACTTAATCAATAAAGAAAAGGAATTGAACTTAGATGTGGATTCCAACTAA
- a CDS encoding dipeptidase, producing MKKQFILSTIVAAMSLSLYAQDYKKIHQDLLVIDGHNDVLIESILPGKDISNRIKSGHTDLPRLKEGGVDVQVFAVWSDDKKYQKNAFKHANDQIDALEALIKKNPGKIELAKSSADIERIQKSGKIAALIGIEGGNMIESSIPNLEKLYDRGARYLTLTWNYNLPWATAAAIEVKTKGSKNKGLNKQGEAIIKRMNELGMMVDLSHAGKQTFYDVLRISTKPILVSHSNAAALTPHYRNLDDKQLEALKENGGVIGVNFYSEFLDSKYRGRVKSLYKSHFKEAADTKLSVDKMYSKLPKALKHKADAPFETVLKHIDYLVSKVGIDHVAIGSDFDGITSAPQQLEDVSKFPVLTQALLEKGYSQADVAKIMGLNFLRILKENENNRK from the coding sequence ATGAAAAAGCAATTTATACTTAGCACTATCGTCGCTGCCATGAGCCTTTCGCTGTATGCACAAGACTATAAAAAGATTCATCAAGACCTGTTGGTCATTGATGGTCATAACGACGTGTTGATCGAAAGTATCTTGCCGGGGAAAGACATCAGCAACCGGATCAAATCGGGGCATACCGATCTGCCAAGGCTGAAAGAAGGCGGTGTAGATGTGCAAGTATTCGCGGTTTGGTCGGATGACAAGAAATATCAGAAGAATGCCTTTAAGCATGCGAACGATCAGATAGACGCGCTGGAAGCATTGATCAAGAAGAATCCTGGCAAAATTGAACTCGCAAAAAGCAGTGCTGATATTGAACGCATACAGAAATCAGGTAAAATCGCAGCGCTAATTGGGATCGAAGGCGGAAATATGATTGAAAGCAGTATTCCCAATCTAGAAAAATTATACGATCGCGGAGCAAGATACCTCACCCTCACTTGGAACTACAACCTACCTTGGGCGACTGCTGCCGCCATTGAAGTAAAAACCAAAGGCTCAAAAAACAAAGGCCTGAACAAGCAGGGAGAAGCAATCATCAAGCGGATGAACGAATTAGGAATGATGGTCGACCTATCGCATGCTGGAAAACAGACGTTCTATGATGTATTGCGAATATCTACTAAACCGATTCTCGTATCGCATAGCAATGCCGCTGCCCTGACACCGCATTATCGCAACTTAGATGATAAGCAACTCGAAGCATTGAAAGAAAACGGCGGAGTAATTGGTGTTAATTTCTATTCGGAATTTTTAGATTCCAAATACAGAGGCCGAGTGAAAAGCCTTTATAAGTCGCACTTCAAAGAGGCTGCAGATACTAAATTATCAGTAGACAAGATGTATAGCAAATTGCCAAAAGCCTTAAAACATAAAGCCGACGCTCCCTTTGAAACGGTCTTGAAGCATATCGATTATCTAGTTTCTAAAGTGGGAATTGACCATGTTGCCATCGGATCTGATTTCGATGGGATTACTTCCGCACCGCAACAGCTGGAAGATGTCTCAAAATTTCCAGTCCTTACACAGGCTTTATTAGAAAAGGGCTATAGCCAAGCGGATGTTGCGAAAATAATGGGGTTAAACTTCCTGAGAATCTTAAAAGAAAACGAAAATAACAGGAAGTAA
- the uvrA gene encoding excinuclease ABC subunit UvrA, whose amino-acid sequence MQERANHTPKSHIQIKGARVNNLKNIDVDIPKNKLIVITGMSGSGKSSLAFDTLYAEGQRRYVESLSSYARQFMGRMNKPDVDYIKGIAPAIAIEQKVISSNPRSTVGTSTEIYDYLKLLYARIGRTISPVSGQEVKKDSVSSIVYKLLSFEDDTTITIYSALIPSNNRKLKEELSLLLQKGFTRIKYQGAIKKIESIIEDKEIANASFKEGDIFIVIDRVVLDHSDDTINRLADSIQTAYFEGKGECDIEVADETFHFSDKFELDGMVFEEPTPNFFSFNNPYGACRRCEGYGKVIGIDPDLVIPDKSRSVFDGAIAPWRGEKMGAWLDKLVRSAIKFDFPIHRDYSELTKAQQELLWTGNKYFRGLNDFFAELEEQTYKIQYRVMLSRYRGKTDCPDCKGTRLRKDASYVKVNGYSITDIVLLPLDKAFELFSNLELTENEAIIAKRLLAEIVNRLQFLCDVGLSYLTLNRLSNSLSGGESQRINLATSLGSSLVGSIYVLDEPSIGLHPRDTQRLISVLKSLRDAGNTVIVVEHEQEMMEAADYLIDIGPEAGIHGGELVFAGTYDQIIKDKDSLTGQYLSGELSIPVPKRRRKWADYIRIKGARENNLQNVTVDFPLHVFTVVSGVSGSGKTSLVKRILYPALQKALGSYSGEQTGIFDGIEGSIDLVEQIEMVDQNPIGRSTRSNPVTYVKAWDEVRALYSSLPAAKANGLKPAAFSFNVEGGRCEMCQGEGVVKIEMQFMADIILPCEACGGKRFKQHVLDVTYKEKSVSDILELSVDEAISFFADQPKILNKLGPLQEVGLGYVKLGQSSSTLSGGEAQRIKLASFLIKGNNQKKTLFIFDEPTTGLHFHDIEKLLKAFNALIEQGNSVLVIEHNLDMIKSADWVIDIGPEGGNNGGKVVFAGTPENLVKADDSYTGKYLLRHLNS is encoded by the coding sequence ATGCAAGAACGTGCAAATCATACTCCAAAGTCACACATTCAAATCAAAGGTGCTCGGGTTAATAATCTTAAGAACATCGATGTTGACATCCCAAAAAACAAGCTTATTGTTATCACCGGTATGTCAGGGTCGGGGAAATCCTCATTAGCATTCGATACCCTTTACGCCGAAGGACAGCGTAGATATGTGGAAAGCTTATCCTCCTACGCGCGACAGTTTATGGGCCGTATGAATAAACCTGATGTAGACTACATTAAAGGTATTGCACCGGCTATTGCTATCGAGCAAAAGGTGATCTCCAGCAATCCGCGCTCTACAGTCGGGACATCGACCGAAATCTATGATTACCTAAAACTTCTTTATGCTCGTATTGGGCGTACAATTTCGCCTGTTTCAGGACAGGAAGTAAAGAAAGACTCCGTATCCTCTATCGTCTATAAACTATTATCCTTCGAAGATGATACCACGATCACGATCTACAGCGCGCTGATTCCCTCCAATAATAGGAAGCTGAAGGAAGAGCTTTCCTTATTGCTTCAAAAGGGATTCACCCGCATAAAATATCAGGGAGCAATCAAAAAGATTGAATCCATCATCGAGGACAAGGAAATTGCGAATGCAAGTTTCAAAGAAGGCGATATCTTTATCGTGATCGACCGGGTCGTGCTCGACCATTCTGATGACACGATCAATCGTTTAGCAGATTCCATCCAAACAGCCTATTTCGAAGGAAAAGGGGAATGTGACATCGAAGTTGCCGATGAGACCTTCCATTTCTCGGACAAATTTGAACTCGACGGCATGGTATTCGAAGAACCAACACCCAACTTTTTCAGCTTCAACAACCCCTATGGGGCCTGTAGGCGCTGCGAGGGCTATGGGAAGGTAATAGGCATTGACCCGGATCTGGTTATTCCGGATAAAAGTCGCTCGGTATTCGATGGTGCTATCGCTCCTTGGCGTGGCGAGAAGATGGGCGCATGGTTAGATAAGCTTGTGCGATCAGCAATTAAGTTTGATTTCCCAATCCATAGAGATTATAGCGAGCTGACCAAGGCGCAGCAAGAATTGCTTTGGACAGGCAACAAATACTTCCGCGGACTGAATGATTTCTTTGCCGAACTGGAAGAACAGACCTATAAAATCCAATACCGCGTTATGCTATCCCGCTATCGCGGAAAAACAGATTGCCCAGACTGTAAAGGAACGCGCCTGCGAAAAGACGCTTCTTATGTCAAGGTCAATGGATATTCTATAACCGATATCGTTCTGTTGCCGTTAGATAAAGCCTTTGAGCTGTTCAGCAACCTGGAGCTTACAGAAAACGAAGCTATTATTGCCAAGCGATTATTGGCCGAGATTGTCAACCGCCTTCAATTTCTTTGCGATGTGGGCTTGAGCTATCTGACGCTGAACCGCCTAAGCAATAGCTTATCCGGTGGTGAATCGCAACGTATCAACCTGGCAACTTCACTAGGAAGCTCACTAGTTGGGTCCATCTATGTACTCGATGAGCCGAGCATTGGCTTGCACCCACGGGATACACAACGCCTAATCTCTGTCCTAAAATCGCTCCGCGATGCCGGCAATACGGTTATTGTCGTAGAGCATGAGCAAGAGATGATGGAAGCCGCAGACTACTTAATCGATATTGGACCCGAAGCCGGTATACATGGCGGTGAACTCGTCTTCGCGGGAACTTACGATCAAATTATCAAAGATAAAGACAGTTTAACAGGACAGTACCTGAGCGGCGAGCTTAGCATACCTGTTCCGAAACGCCGAAGAAAATGGGCGGATTATATCCGTATCAAAGGCGCTAGAGAAAACAACCTGCAGAACGTAACGGTTGACTTCCCGCTGCATGTCTTTACCGTGGTATCCGGCGTGTCTGGGTCGGGTAAAACATCCTTGGTGAAGCGCATTCTATACCCGGCATTGCAGAAAGCATTAGGCAGCTATTCCGGCGAACAAACGGGAATATTCGATGGAATCGAAGGCTCTATTGATTTGGTAGAACAAATTGAAATGGTCGATCAGAACCCGATTGGTCGCTCTACGCGTTCCAATCCCGTAACCTATGTAAAAGCATGGGACGAAGTCCGTGCTTTATATTCGAGCCTGCCGGCAGCGAAAGCAAATGGCTTGAAACCTGCAGCATTCTCCTTCAACGTGGAAGGCGGCCGATGTGAAATGTGTCAGGGAGAAGGCGTGGTGAAGATCGAGATGCAGTTTATGGCAGACATTATTCTTCCATGTGAAGCCTGTGGCGGCAAACGTTTTAAGCAACATGTATTGGATGTAACCTACAAAGAGAAGTCGGTTTCTGATATCCTCGAGCTAAGTGTAGATGAAGCCATCAGCTTCTTCGCAGACCAACCTAAGATATTAAATAAGCTTGGCCCATTACAAGAGGTAGGCCTAGGTTATGTTAAGCTTGGACAATCCTCCAGCACCTTGTCAGGTGGTGAGGCACAACGTATTAAATTAGCATCCTTCCTGATCAAAGGAAATAATCAGAAGAAAACCCTCTTCATATTCGATGAGCCGACTACAGGGCTTCATTTCCATGATATCGAAAAACTCTTAAAAGCGTTCAACGCCCTTATCGAGCAGGGCAATAGTGTCTTGGTTATCGAGCATAACCTGGATATGATTAAGTCTGCCGACTGGGTTATCGATATTGGTCCGGAAGGTGGAAATAATGGAGGTAAGGTCGTGTTTGCCGGAACACCGGAAAATCTGGTGAAGGCTGATGATTCCTACACCGGAAAATACTTACTACGTCACCTAAATTCTTAA
- the xseA gene encoding exodeoxyribonuclease VII large subunit, whose amino-acid sequence MPESVDNKTVFTLLEVSRSIQKTIAERYKSLYWIKAEMNKLNHYTHSGHCYPELLEKKDGRVVAEMRSILWKTDYQRINRQFIELLGEPLREGITILMQAGISYDPLYGFSLKIVDIDPTFVLGELEREKKESIRLLKEEGLYEANKRLPFPLIPKRLAIISVETSKGLSDFFKIINGNPWGYKIETTLYPALLQGDKSIASIINQLSNIAEKIEQFDAVAIIRGGGGEVGLSSYNNYLLAKSIAMFPIPVLTGIGHSTNETVSEMVAFKNAITPSELADFLLQKFHNFSIPMDQAQERLLRAVKEQFAQEEQQLKQLAQAISWNSKSVFLTERNKLNQLMLHTQMYSKQQFKDEKSKLIHVEQLLGLLSPIHILKRGFSIVRMNGKAVHQIDQVSVGDLLEIQVEDGTIQSQVVNKEEHGK is encoded by the coding sequence ATGCCCGAATCTGTAGACAATAAAACGGTTTTCACACTGCTTGAAGTTTCCCGAAGTATCCAGAAAACAATTGCCGAAAGGTATAAAAGTTTGTACTGGATTAAAGCGGAGATGAACAAGTTGAACCATTATACCCATTCTGGACACTGCTATCCCGAGTTATTGGAGAAGAAGGATGGCCGTGTAGTGGCCGAGATGCGTTCTATCCTGTGGAAGACAGATTACCAACGCATAAATCGGCAGTTTATAGAGCTCTTGGGCGAGCCCCTACGCGAGGGGATTACGATTCTGATGCAAGCAGGCATTTCCTACGATCCGCTTTATGGCTTCAGTTTAAAGATTGTGGATATCGATCCGACCTTTGTGCTGGGGGAGTTAGAGCGCGAGAAGAAAGAGTCGATACGGCTTTTGAAAGAAGAAGGGCTCTATGAGGCTAATAAGCGACTTCCTTTCCCATTAATTCCAAAGCGCTTGGCGATTATTTCTGTGGAAACCAGCAAAGGGCTTTCTGACTTCTTCAAAATCATAAACGGCAATCCTTGGGGCTATAAAATAGAGACTACCTTATATCCCGCCTTACTGCAAGGGGATAAATCGATTGCATCGATCATTAACCAACTCAGTAATATTGCGGAGAAGATTGAACAGTTTGATGCGGTTGCAATCATTCGTGGCGGAGGCGGCGAGGTCGGATTGAGCTCGTATAACAATTATCTTTTAGCGAAGTCGATCGCGATGTTCCCTATTCCTGTGCTAACGGGCATTGGGCATTCTACCAACGAAACGGTCAGTGAGATGGTCGCCTTCAAGAATGCGATTACTCCAAGCGAGTTAGCGGATTTTCTTTTGCAAAAGTTTCACAACTTTTCCATCCCTATGGATCAGGCACAGGAACGTCTGTTACGAGCGGTTAAGGAGCAGTTTGCGCAAGAAGAACAACAGCTCAAGCAACTGGCGCAGGCAATCTCTTGGAATAGCAAGTCAGTATTTCTAACGGAACGCAATAAACTGAACCAATTGATGCTGCATACACAAATGTACAGCAAGCAGCAGTTTAAGGATGAAAAATCTAAATTGATTCATGTGGAACAATTGCTAGGTTTGTTGAGTCCAATACATATTCTAAAGCGAGGATTTAGTATTGTTCGGATGAATGGAAAGGCTGTTCATCAAATAGATCAAGTGAGTGTAGGCGATTTATTGGAAATTCAAGTAGAAGATGGAACAATACAATCCCAAGTAGTTAACAAAGAAGAACATGGAAAATAA
- a CDS encoding serine hydrolase: MIRTIGIAFLALILQAQVSNAQYKQTVENKTRLESNINHVIPLKSLDQYKIAVVTPNNNKYQPFIDQLERYADVQVFDFQQYDEKTKYYNTIIVAGTASELHPGQLAMLIQSAVNNKNVILCQFGTDYDFTNLSVTPQQLRKFTSLVRTAENGNQAQEYAAMSIFGGLGITQGTIKTEQTRLQYNRGMRSDMDLKKMGQRIDAIAKEAIDQRAAPGMVVMAVIDGQVIFEKAYGHHTYEKKQVTRISDIFDLASISKIAGTTPVVMYLQEKNIINLDSTMGHYLWQAKETNKANITLRTVLLHEAGFTPFIPFYKELKPGDLQRTKDANHQVQVADNAYLKTNYYQDVMWPEMLNSPVKPIGKYVYSDISMYVMKEVSEHETSVPMQDYVQKILYKKIGMKTAGYLPRNRFDRNRIVPTQNDTVFRKTLLQGFVHDEGAAMAGGVAGHAGLFSTANDLAIYGQLLLNRGTYGGVQFYKSETIDLFTSKQSATSRRGLGFDRYDPKPGADYPSKLANESVYGHTGYTGTCIWIDPRNQLVYIFLSNRVHPQVSSKLGDLNIRSRIQDVIYETINNAK; the protein is encoded by the coding sequence ATGATTCGTACCATTGGCATCGCATTCCTAGCGCTGATCCTTCAAGCGCAAGTTTCTAATGCTCAGTATAAACAAACTGTAGAGAACAAAACAAGATTAGAAAGCAATATCAATCATGTCATTCCCTTAAAAAGCCTTGACCAATATAAAATTGCTGTCGTAACGCCGAATAACAATAAATACCAACCCTTTATTGATCAGCTTGAGCGCTATGCAGACGTTCAGGTTTTTGATTTTCAGCAATACGACGAAAAGACCAAATACTACAATACGATCATTGTTGCAGGAACAGCTAGTGAACTTCATCCCGGGCAATTAGCGATGTTGATCCAGTCTGCGGTCAACAATAAAAATGTTATCCTATGCCAATTTGGTACAGATTACGACTTCACCAATCTAAGTGTTACCCCACAGCAATTACGCAAGTTTACGAGCTTGGTTCGTACTGCGGAGAATGGCAATCAGGCGCAGGAGTACGCGGCGATGTCCATTTTCGGGGGGCTAGGCATTACGCAAGGGACGATAAAGACTGAACAGACCCGCCTGCAATATAACCGAGGGATGCGCTCGGATATGGATCTTAAGAAAATGGGACAACGCATTGACGCAATTGCTAAGGAAGCCATCGATCAACGAGCGGCACCAGGGATGGTCGTGATGGCGGTTATAGATGGTCAGGTAATCTTTGAGAAAGCCTACGGCCATCATACCTACGAGAAAAAACAAGTAACCCGCATCAGTGACATCTTTGACCTTGCATCTATCAGTAAGATCGCGGGAACAACGCCTGTTGTCATGTATCTGCAAGAGAAAAACATCATCAACTTGGACAGCACGATGGGGCATTACTTATGGCAAGCAAAAGAAACTAACAAGGCGAATATTACTTTACGTACAGTCCTGCTGCATGAGGCAGGCTTTACGCCCTTTATACCGTTTTACAAGGAGCTAAAACCTGGAGACTTGCAACGAACGAAAGACGCGAACCACCAGGTACAAGTTGCGGATAATGCCTACTTGAAAACCAATTACTATCAGGATGTCATGTGGCCGGAGATGTTAAACTCGCCGGTAAAGCCGATTGGAAAATATGTCTATTCGGACATCAGCATGTATGTGATGAAGGAAGTTTCGGAGCATGAAACCTCCGTTCCTATGCAGGACTATGTGCAGAAAATCCTTTACAAAAAGATCGGGATGAAAACTGCGGGCTATCTTCCTAGAAACCGCTTTGATCGCAATAGAATTGTCCCTACGCAAAACGATACGGTATTCCGGAAAACGCTCTTGCAAGGATTTGTCCACGACGAGGGCGCAGCAATGGCAGGTGGAGTCGCTGGACATGCTGGTCTCTTCTCTACGGCCAATGATCTTGCTATCTATGGACAGTTGTTGTTGAACCGTGGAACCTATGGCGGTGTGCAATTCTATAAATCCGAAACAATTGATTTATTCACTTCCAAACAGTCCGCTACCTCTCGCCGAGGATTAGGTTTCGATCGTTACGATCCAAAGCCCGGAGCAGATTACCCATCCAAACTAGCTAATGAGTCTGTTTATGGACATACCGGATATACCGGAACATGTATATGGATCGACCCACGAAACCAATTGGTTTATATCTTCCTATCGAACCGTGTACATCCGCAGGTAAGTTCTAAATTAGGGGATTTGAACATCCGTAGCCGCATTCAAGATGTGATCTACGAAACTATCAATAACGCTAAATAA
- the murF gene encoding UDP-N-acetylmuramoyl-tripeptide--D-alanyl-D-alanine ligase — protein sequence MQIAQLYQLYLEFPQVCTDTRQISKDCIFFALKGESFNGNSFAEQALAQGAKYVVVDDPTYYQEKESYILVEDVLSSLQDLARFHRQQLSIPFIGITGTNGKTTTKELVHAVLSQKFKTFATKGNLNNHIGVPLTILSLPKDLEIAIIEMGANHQEEIAFLCSIAQPTHGLITNVGKAHLEGFGSFEGVKKTKGELYDFLKEHHGLAFIQGDNTELRAMAEARDLKHIIWYGFSDTNTVKGGLVKADPLLTIFWKQVEQDEVIYKVHTNLTGAYNTENMLAAVALGLHFDLHAEEINKGLSGYVPQNNRSQVVKTNNNTIIADYYNANASSMAAALGNIEVIEADKKAIILGDMFEMGDESEVEHRKVIEKAKSIGVDKLIFVGKAFFAQRDSEAEYYETTEDLRQNLSQAPLSGYMILLKASRGMAFEKLVDLL from the coding sequence ATGCAAATAGCACAACTCTATCAGCTTTATTTAGAATTCCCTCAGGTTTGTACCGATACCCGACAAATCAGCAAAGACTGTATATTCTTTGCTTTGAAAGGCGAATCGTTCAACGGGAATAGCTTTGCTGAGCAGGCGCTAGCGCAAGGTGCTAAATATGTGGTTGTCGACGATCCGACATACTATCAGGAGAAGGAAAGCTACATTCTTGTAGAGGATGTACTGAGCAGCTTACAGGATCTGGCTCGATTCCATAGACAACAATTGAGCATTCCGTTTATCGGCATTACCGGCACTAATGGTAAAACCACAACAAAGGAATTGGTGCATGCCGTACTTTCTCAAAAATTTAAAACCTTTGCTACAAAAGGTAACCTAAATAACCATATCGGTGTGCCCTTAACCATTCTATCGCTACCCAAGGATTTGGAAATTGCGATTATTGAAATGGGTGCCAATCACCAAGAAGAGATTGCTTTTCTGTGCAGTATCGCGCAACCTACCCATGGCCTTATTACGAACGTCGGCAAGGCACATCTGGAAGGATTCGGTTCTTTTGAGGGGGTAAAGAAGACGAAAGGCGAGCTTTACGACTTTTTAAAAGAACATCATGGCTTAGCCTTTATTCAGGGTGATAATACCGAGTTAAGAGCGATGGCTGAGGCGCGCGACTTAAAGCATATTATTTGGTATGGCTTCTCCGATACAAATACGGTAAAAGGTGGTTTAGTGAAAGCCGATCCTTTATTGACTATTTTCTGGAAGCAAGTTGAGCAGGATGAGGTGATCTATAAGGTTCATACCAACTTAACGGGTGCTTACAATACGGAAAATATGTTGGCGGCGGTGGCATTGGGTTTGCACTTCGATTTGCATGCAGAGGAAATTAATAAGGGTTTAAGCGGCTATGTTCCGCAGAACAACCGTTCCCAGGTTGTAAAAACCAACAACAATACGATTATCGCGGATTATTACAATGCGAACGCAAGCAGCATGGCTGCGGCATTGGGAAATATTGAAGTAATTGAGGCGGATAAAAAAGCAATTATTCTGGGTGACATGTTCGAGATGGGGGATGAAAGTGAAGTAGAGCATCGCAAGGTCATCGAGAAGGCAAAATCCATTGGCGTCGATAAGTTGATATTTGTGGGCAAAGCCTTTTTTGCGCAACGCGATAGCGAGGCGGAATATTATGAAACTACAGAGGACCTTCGACAAAACCTAAGTCAAGCTCCATTATCCGGCTATATGATTTTATTGAAAGCTTCTCGAGGGATGGCTTTTGAGAAATTGGTGGATTTGCTGTAA